A genomic window from Paucibacter sp. KCTC 42545 includes:
- a CDS encoding tellurite resistance TerB family protein: MRHYPVNSPQAAARIVALTVVADGDIAASEIECLDRLAVHEQLGLTRHELLTLLDHFCEDLLSSGQLNWADICPVDERTLADLMSEIEDFTLRLKVLRLCVELAEADAHVDDGESAVLSAAVEHWGLHREMFRPPARN; encoded by the coding sequence ATGCGCCACTATCCCGTGAACAGCCCGCAAGCAGCGGCCCGCATCGTCGCCTTGACGGTGGTCGCCGACGGCGACATTGCGGCCTCAGAGATCGAATGCCTCGACCGTCTCGCCGTGCATGAGCAGCTCGGCCTGACACGCCATGAACTACTCACGCTGCTGGACCACTTCTGCGAAGACTTGCTGTCGAGCGGCCAGTTGAACTGGGCCGATATTTGCCCGGTAGACGAGCGCACGCTGGCGGACCTGATGAGTGAAATCGAGGATTTCACGCTGCGACTGAAGGTGCTGCGCTTGTGTGTCGAACTTGCTGAAGCCGACGCGCATGTCGACGACGGCGAATCGGCCGTGCTTAGCGCTGCCGTCGAGCACTGGGGACTGCACCGCGAAATGTTTCGGCCGCCGGCCCGGAACTGA
- a CDS encoding response regulator codes for MATILVVDDELGIRALLSEILTDEGHTIELAENAAQARAARERARPDLVLLDIWMPDVDGVTLLKEWGGAGLLTMPVIMMSGHGTIDTAVEATKVGAIAFLEKPITLQKLLRAVEQALVKVAPRPAPAPMGAPLSYTRSDSISPVYPVAAPVHGSTINTMPSAPQMGIASEQIFELDRPLREARDAFEKSYFEFHLAKENGSMTRVAEKTGLERTHLYRKLKQLGVDLSRNKRGSGV; via the coding sequence ATGGCAACAATTCTTGTAGTCGACGACGAACTGGGCATACGCGCCCTCTTGTCTGAAATCCTCACCGATGAGGGCCACACGATCGAACTGGCCGAGAACGCAGCGCAGGCGCGCGCCGCCCGCGAGCGCGCTCGCCCCGACCTCGTGCTGCTGGATATCTGGATGCCCGACGTTGATGGCGTCACCCTGCTCAAAGAATGGGGCGGGGCCGGCCTGCTGACCATGCCCGTCATCATGATGAGCGGCCACGGCACCATCGACACCGCGGTGGAAGCCACCAAGGTCGGCGCCATCGCCTTCCTGGAAAAGCCCATCACGCTGCAAAAGCTGCTGCGCGCGGTGGAGCAGGCCCTGGTCAAGGTGGCCCCGCGCCCCGCACCCGCACCGATGGGCGCGCCGCTGAGCTACACCCGCAGCGACAGCATCAGCCCGGTCTACCCGGTGGCAGCACCCGTGCATGGCTCCACCATCAACACCATGCCCTCGGCGCCGCAAATGGGCATCGCCTCCGAGCAAATTTTCGAGCTGGACCGCCCCCTGCGCGAAGCCCGCGACGCTTTCGAGAAGAGCTACTTCGAGTTCCATCTCGCCAAGGAAAACGGCTCCATGACCCGCGTGGCCGAGAAAACCGGCCTGGAGCGCACCCATCTGTACCGCAAGCTCAAGCAGCTCGGTGTCGATTTAAGTAGAAATAAACGCGGATCTGGTGTTTGA
- a CDS encoding sensor histidine kinase codes for MSKAARWAWVISMVAVTGVCGVLAFLLSIGATSQRGFLERHSVWLFWVNAVVATVLVLVIGGAAIRLALRVRSGKFGSRLLMKLAGIFALVGVVPGVLIYGVSYQFVNRSIDSWFDVRLASALDAGLNLGRGTLDELASDLGKKTREAADHLAERDANLPQPLALNRLREQMGLRTVALVGSNGQIILSAGGDASVLSPERPSESMLRQARSSLAFSQLEGLEDEALALQGQAQIRALALLPSTDLRLGDSSGAERYLMMVRRIPPTVLRNALAVQAASSEYQQRALERDGLRRMYLGTLTLALVLAVFAALLLAVTLGNQLARPLLLLAEGVRQVARGDLSRKPMLSSRDELSGLTRSFADMTEQLSDARAMVERSVAELEGARTNLQTILDNLTAGVIVFDAQQHIDTVNPGATRILRLPLSAYRGRRLDEVPQLQAFAQSVWQRFDQYNPEAGERDHWQDAFELQVEAGQDVLTLLVRGAQLPQGARLMVFDDISEVVSAQRSAAWSEVARRLAHEIKNPLTPIQLSAERLQHKLEAKLEGADQAMLVRSVATIVNQVQSMKQLVNEFRDYARLPSANLKNLDLNALVSEVLTLYSQAQEAGRLRAELALAPMQIKGDASQLRQVIHNLVQNALDAVQDRADGQVLVRTQQAFTEAGEPRALRLLISDNGAGFAEKVLKRAFEPYVTTKTKGTGLGLAVVKKIADEHGARIRLANLHLEGDETAAVIGAQVSLSFSKLATAAADGGTAQKQE; via the coding sequence ATGAGCAAAGCCGCGCGGTGGGCATGGGTCATCTCGATGGTGGCCGTGACGGGGGTTTGCGGTGTGCTGGCCTTCTTGCTGTCCATCGGCGCCACCTCGCAGCGCGGTTTTTTGGAGCGGCATTCGGTCTGGCTGTTCTGGGTCAATGCCGTGGTCGCCACGGTGCTGGTGCTGGTGATCGGCGGCGCGGCCATCCGCCTGGCCCTGCGGGTGCGCAGCGGCAAGTTCGGCAGCCGCTTGTTGATGAAGCTGGCCGGCATCTTTGCCCTGGTGGGTGTGGTGCCAGGGGTGCTGATCTACGGCGTGTCCTACCAATTCGTCAATCGCAGCATCGACAGCTGGTTCGATGTGCGCTTGGCCAGCGCCCTGGACGCCGGCTTGAATCTGGGCCGCGGCACCTTGGACGAGCTGGCCAGCGACCTGGGCAAGAAGACCCGTGAGGCGGCCGACCATCTGGCCGAGCGTGATGCCAACCTGCCGCAGCCTCTGGCGCTGAACCGCCTGCGCGAGCAAATGGGCTTGCGCACCGTGGCCCTGGTGGGCAGCAATGGGCAGATCATTCTTTCGGCCGGCGGCGACGCCAGTGTGCTGAGCCCCGAGCGGCCATCTGAAAGCATGCTGCGCCAGGCCCGCAGCAGCCTGGCATTCAGCCAGCTGGAGGGCTTGGAAGACGAAGCCCTGGCCCTGCAAGGCCAGGCGCAGATCCGCGCCCTGGCGCTGCTGCCCAGTACCGATCTGCGCCTGGGTGATAGCAGCGGGGCCGAGCGCTATTTGATGATGGTGCGGCGCATCCCGCCCACCGTGCTGCGCAATGCCCTGGCCGTGCAGGCCGCCAGCAGCGAATATCAGCAGCGCGCCCTGGAGCGCGACGGCCTGCGCCGCATGTATCTGGGCACCCTGACCCTGGCCCTGGTGTTGGCCGTGTTTGCCGCGCTGCTGCTGGCCGTCACGCTGGGCAATCAGCTGGCGCGGCCCTTGCTGCTTTTGGCCGAAGGCGTGCGCCAGGTGGCTCGCGGCGACTTGAGCCGCAAACCCATGCTGAGTTCGCGCGACGAGCTGAGCGGCCTGACCCGATCTTTTGCCGACATGACCGAGCAGCTCTCAGACGCCCGCGCGATGGTGGAGCGCAGCGTGGCTGAGCTGGAAGGCGCCCGCACCAATCTGCAAACCATTCTGGACAACCTCACCGCCGGCGTGATCGTGTTCGACGCGCAGCAGCACATCGACACCGTCAACCCCGGCGCCACCCGCATCCTGCGCCTGCCGCTGTCGGCCTACCGCGGCCGCCGCCTGGATGAGGTGCCGCAGTTGCAGGCCTTTGCCCAATCGGTGTGGCAGCGCTTTGACCAATACAACCCCGAAGCCGGCGAGCGTGACCATTGGCAAGACGCTTTCGAGCTGCAGGTCGAAGCCGGCCAGGATGTGCTGACCCTCTTGGTGCGCGGCGCCCAGCTGCCACAGGGTGCGCGGCTGATGGTGTTCGACGACATCTCTGAAGTGGTGTCGGCCCAGCGCTCGGCCGCCTGGAGCGAGGTGGCGCGGCGCCTGGCGCATGAGATCAAGAATCCGCTCACGCCGATTCAGCTCTCGGCCGAGCGTTTGCAGCACAAGCTCGAAGCCAAGCTCGAAGGGGCGGATCAGGCCATGCTGGTGCGCTCGGTGGCGACCATCGTCAACCAAGTGCAGTCGATGAAGCAGCTGGTCAACGAGTTCCGCGACTACGCCCGCCTGCCTTCGGCCAATCTGAAAAACCTGGACCTCAATGCCCTGGTGAGCGAGGTGCTAACCCTGTACTCACAGGCCCAGGAAGCCGGCCGTTTGCGCGCCGAATTGGCCTTGGCGCCGATGCAAATCAAGGGCGACGCCAGCCAATTACGGCAAGTCATTCACAACTTGGTACAGAATGCGCTTGATGCCGTGCAAGACCGCGCCGATGGACAGGTGCTGGTGCGAACCCAGCAAGCCTTTACCGAGGCCGGTGAGCCACGCGCCCTGCGCCTGCTGATCAGCGATAACGGCGCGGGTTTTGCCGAAAAAGTGTTGAAACGCGCCTTCGAACCTTATGTCACGACCAAGACCAAAGGCACCGGCTTGGGGCTGGCGGTGGTGAAAAAAATCGCCGATGAACACGGCGCGCGCATCCGTCTGGCCAACCTTCATTTAGAGGGTGACGAGACGGCGGCCGTGATAGGTGCACAAGTTTCGTTATCATTTTCAAAACTCGCGACTGCAGCGGCCGACGGCGGCACTGCCCAAAAACAAGAGTGA
- a CDS encoding DUF4390 domain-containing protein codes for MAVLLALLMLFLLVLPAQAAQAQGVELSQISTTKSEDGLELSFSTRFTLSAAVEDALMKGVPVYFAADVTVLRSRWYWRDVRAARASRSWRLEWKSLTRQFRVSTEGLNRNYASLSEALSSLRGAASWHVADLKDIEDDGRYYLEFSYRLDTSQLPKPMQIGLGSPQGWGLNVEHTFTLNPDFSLRTAAGS; via the coding sequence ATGGCTGTGCTGCTGGCGCTATTGATGCTGTTCTTGCTGGTGCTGCCGGCCCAGGCCGCGCAGGCCCAGGGCGTGGAGCTGAGCCAGATCAGCACGACAAAGTCGGAAGACGGGCTGGAGCTGAGCTTCAGCACCCGCTTCACGCTCTCGGCGGCGGTGGAAGACGCTTTGATGAAGGGCGTGCCGGTCTACTTCGCGGCCGATGTGACGGTGCTGCGCAGCCGCTGGTACTGGCGTGATGTGCGCGCCGCGCGGGCTTCGCGCAGCTGGCGGCTGGAGTGGAAATCGCTGACGCGCCAGTTCCGCGTCAGCACCGAAGGCCTGAACCGCAATTACGCCAGCCTCAGCGAGGCCTTGAGTTCGCTGCGCGGCGCCGCCAGCTGGCATGTGGCCGACCTCAAAGACATTGAGGACGATGGCCGCTACTACCTCGAATTCAGTTACCGGCTAGACACCAGCCAACTGCCCAAGCCCATGCAAATCGGGCTGGGTTCGCCCCAGGGCTGGGGTTTGAATGTGGAGCACACCTTCACCCTCAACCCTGACTTCAGCCTGCGCACTGCTGCCGGTTCCTGA
- the rsmB gene encoding 16S rRNA (cytosine(967)-C(5))-methyltransferase RsmB — protein MPGVSAPTSSSSSSQATLAPPLQRLLAEVAQAIQAVRAGRSLTEVLARCPTELRPGTQALSFYVLRLLASAEGARKLLAPKAPPPKVEGLLLCALALLWPSDAAPYDAHTVVDQAVSAVRKRLPASAGFVNAVLRRFLREREAIVSAVCADPVAAFNHPAWWIARLQQDWPEQWQAILAANNEHPPMSLRVNAHHGSAADYVQRLADVGIAARALGPLAPQAVVLARAVPVTALPGFAAGEVSVQDAAAQLAAALLVQPHGELAALPAHARVLDACSAPGGKTAHVLELGDFDLMALDSDAKRLQRVQENLNRLGQRATLKAADARVPDSWWHGQAFDAILLDAPCSASGIVRRHPDVRWLRRESDIAQLALIQSELLDALWPLLKPGGRLVYATCSIFKAEGQQQIDAFLQRQPDAKAHDVPGVTGHLLPLAHNGADAQAGPAVLDGFYYALLSKS, from the coding sequence CTGCCGGGCGTGTCTGCACCTACTTCATCCTCATCGTCGTCCCAAGCTACCTTGGCGCCCCCGCTGCAACGCCTGTTGGCCGAGGTGGCCCAGGCCATCCAAGCCGTGCGCGCGGGCCGCTCGCTCACCGAGGTGCTGGCGCGCTGCCCCACCGAGCTGCGCCCCGGCACCCAAGCCTTGAGTTTTTATGTGCTGCGCCTGCTCGCCAGTGCGGAGGGCGCACGCAAGCTGCTGGCGCCCAAGGCCCCACCGCCCAAGGTGGAGGGCTTGCTGCTGTGTGCCCTGGCTTTGCTGTGGCCCAGTGACGCAGCACCTTACGACGCCCACACGGTGGTGGACCAGGCCGTCAGCGCCGTGCGCAAGCGCCTGCCGGCCAGCGCCGGCTTCGTCAACGCGGTCTTGCGGCGCTTTTTGCGCGAGCGTGAGGCCATCGTCAGCGCTGTCTGCGCCGACCCGGTGGCGGCCTTCAATCACCCGGCCTGGTGGATCGCCCGCCTGCAGCAAGACTGGCCCGAGCAATGGCAAGCCATTCTGGCCGCCAATAACGAACACCCGCCGATGAGCTTGCGGGTCAATGCCCACCACGGCTCAGCGGCTGACTATGTGCAGCGCCTGGCCGATGTGGGCATTGCCGCCCGCGCGCTGGGTCCCCTGGCGCCACAGGCGGTGGTGCTGGCGCGGGCCGTGCCGGTGACGGCCTTGCCTGGCTTTGCCGCCGGCGAAGTCTCCGTGCAAGACGCGGCCGCACAGCTGGCTGCCGCCTTGCTGGTGCAGCCCCACGGTGAGCTGGCGGCGTTGCCCGCCCATGCGCGGGTGCTGGACGCCTGCTCGGCCCCCGGCGGCAAGACCGCCCATGTGCTGGAGCTGGGTGACTTTGACCTGATGGCGCTGGACAGCGATGCCAAGCGCCTGCAGCGGGTGCAAGAGAACCTCAACCGCCTGGGCCAGCGCGCCACCCTGAAGGCCGCGGACGCCCGCGTGCCGGATAGTTGGTGGCACGGCCAAGCCTTTGATGCCATCTTGTTGGATGCGCCCTGCAGTGCCTCGGGCATCGTGCGCCGCCACCCCGATGTGCGCTGGCTGCGCCGTGAGTCCGACATTGCCCAACTGGCCCTGATTCAAAGCGAATTGCTGGATGCCTTGTGGCCCTTGCTCAAGCCGGGCGGGCGCCTGGTCTATGCCACCTGCTCGATCTTCAAGGCCGAAGGTCAGCAGCAAATCGACGCATTTTTGCAACGCCAGCCCGACGCCAAGGCCCATGATGTGCCCGGCGTGACCGGCCACCTGCTGCCCCTCGCTCACAATGGGGCCGATGCTCAAGCAGGCCCCGCGGTGTTGGATGGTTTCTACTACGCGCTGCTGAGCAAGTCCTGA
- the folE gene encoding GTP cyclohydrolase I produces the protein MTGASTPKPTLSQAELAALPASERVRYRLLAAGCRHHANDNIAAFIEEGELDALQAEVQAKMQEVLRALVIDTDSDHNTQDTAKRVAKMFVREVFAGRYKAAPAVTEFPNVSRLNELMIVGPITVRSACSHHLCPIMGRVWIGLLPNEHSNLIGLSKYSRICEWIMSRPQIQEEAVTMLANELQERVQPDGLGVVMEADHFCMHWRGVKDTETKMINSVMRGAFLKDPNLRREFLSLVKT, from the coding sequence ATGACTGGCGCCTCCACACCCAAGCCCACCCTCAGCCAAGCCGAACTGGCCGCCCTGCCGGCGTCAGAGCGGGTGCGCTATCGCCTGCTGGCCGCCGGCTGCCGCCATCACGCCAATGACAATATCGCCGCCTTCATCGAAGAGGGCGAACTCGACGCGTTGCAGGCCGAGGTCCAGGCCAAGATGCAAGAAGTCTTGCGCGCCCTGGTGATCGACACCGACAGCGACCACAACACCCAGGACACCGCCAAGCGTGTGGCCAAGATGTTTGTGCGCGAAGTCTTCGCCGGCCGCTACAAGGCTGCACCGGCGGTGACCGAGTTCCCCAATGTCTCGCGCTTGAACGAGCTGATGATCGTTGGCCCCATCACCGTGCGCAGCGCTTGCTCGCACCACCTCTGCCCCATCATGGGCCGGGTCTGGATCGGCCTGCTGCCGAACGAGCATTCCAATCTGATCGGCTTGTCCAAATACTCGCGCATCTGCGAATGGATCATGAGCCGGCCGCAAATCCAGGAAGAGGCAGTCACCATGCTGGCCAACGAGTTGCAAGAACGCGTGCAGCCCGACGGCCTGGGTGTGGTGATGGAGGCCGACCATTTCTGTATGCATTGGCGCGGCGTCAAGGACACCGAAACGAAAATGATCAATAGCGTGATGCGCGGCGCCTTCTTGAAGGACCCCAATTTGCGCCGCGAGTTCCTGTCACTGGTCAAGACCTGA
- a CDS encoding BLUF domain-containing protein — protein sequence MLVRLLYASRANTPMDEAALSTILKQSREHNPSEGITGLLCYADGIFIQVLEGGRDAINARYKAIVSDTRHHDVILLSYEEVSERQFAGWSMGSVNLHRLNPGLVLKYSENAKLDPYRMSGKTLVSLFHELVSSGAIVCS from the coding sequence ATGCTAGTCCGCCTTCTTTACGCCAGCCGCGCCAACACCCCGATGGACGAGGCCGCGCTGTCCACCATCCTCAAGCAATCGCGCGAACACAACCCCAGCGAAGGCATCACCGGCCTACTCTGCTATGCCGACGGCATCTTCATCCAGGTGCTCGAAGGTGGGCGTGACGCCATCAACGCGCGCTACAAAGCCATCGTCAGCGACACCCGCCATCACGATGTGATTCTGCTCAGCTACGAAGAAGTCAGCGAACGCCAGTTCGCCGGCTGGTCCATGGGCAGCGTGAACCTGCATCGGCTCAACCCCGGGCTGGTGCTGAAGTACTCGGAAAACGCCAAGCTCGACCCTTACCGCATGAGCGGCAAGACGCTGGTCTCGCTGTTCCACGAACTGGTCAGCTCAGGCGCCATCGTCTGCTCCTGA
- a CDS encoding LemA family protein, with protein sequence MSNWAWFGWGLAAILLFWGIGAYNRVMSLRNGIATAFAQLDLHLAERARLCAKLLELLPPLLPNEQATFAALETAQTETQALTQAVRNKPYASDPVASLAVANAVHAAALTRLMSLLDHHAELREHIELYELVDELKLVERQRSFARQLFNQAVGLYNQAVSQFPTRILASLYGFGEARSL encoded by the coding sequence ATGAGCAACTGGGCGTGGTTCGGCTGGGGCTTGGCGGCCATATTGCTGTTCTGGGGCATTGGCGCTTACAACCGGGTGATGAGCTTGCGCAACGGCATCGCCACCGCCTTTGCGCAGCTGGATCTGCACCTGGCCGAGCGCGCCCGCTTATGCGCCAAGTTATTGGAGCTGTTGCCACCCTTGTTGCCCAACGAGCAAGCCACGTTTGCGGCCCTGGAAACGGCGCAGACCGAGACGCAGGCCTTGACGCAGGCCGTGCGCAACAAACCCTATGCCAGTGACCCGGTGGCCAGCCTGGCGGTGGCCAATGCGGTGCATGCGGCGGCGCTGACCCGGCTGATGTCCTTGCTGGATCACCATGCCGAGTTGCGCGAGCATATCGAGCTGTACGAGTTGGTGGATGAGCTCAAGCTGGTGGAACGCCAGCGCAGCTTTGCGCGCCAGCTTTTCAACCAGGCCGTGGGGCTTTACAACCAGGCGGTGTCGCAGTTCCCGACCCGCATCTTGGCCAGCCTCTACGGCTTTGGCGAGGCGCGCTCGCTCTAG
- the queC gene encoding 7-cyano-7-deazaguanine synthase QueC: protein MPPPQANSQRKALVLFSGGQDSTACLAWALDRFAQVETLGFDYGQRHRVELDCRQVVRRELMAQFPQWAAKLGEDHLLDLSLLGQISDTALTESRAIEMQANGLPNTFVPGRNLLFLSFAATLAYRRGASVLVGGMCETDYSGYPDCRDNTLKSLQVALSLGLDTPMTIETPLMFLTKAQTWALSEQLGGAALNELIVDHTHTCYLGERTQRHAWGYGCGSCPACELRARGHAEFIGSGSAGA, encoded by the coding sequence ATGCCTCCCCCGCAAGCCAACTCTCAACGCAAAGCCCTGGTGCTGTTTTCCGGCGGCCAGGACTCCACCGCCTGCCTGGCTTGGGCGCTGGACCGCTTCGCCCAGGTGGAGACCCTGGGTTTCGACTACGGCCAGCGCCACCGTGTCGAGCTGGATTGCCGCCAGGTGGTGCGGCGCGAGTTGATGGCGCAGTTCCCGCAATGGGCGGCCAAGCTGGGCGAAGACCATCTGCTGGACCTGAGCCTGCTGGGGCAGATCTCAGACACCGCGCTGACCGAGTCGCGCGCCATCGAAATGCAGGCAAATGGCCTGCCCAATACCTTTGTGCCGGGGCGCAATCTGCTGTTCCTGAGCTTTGCCGCCACCTTGGCTTACCGGCGCGGCGCCTCGGTGCTGGTGGGTGGCATGTGTGAGACCGACTACTCCGGCTACCCGGACTGCCGCGACAACACGCTCAAAAGCCTGCAAGTCGCGCTGAGCCTGGGGCTGGACACGCCCATGACCATCGAAACGCCGCTGATGTTCTTGACCAAGGCGCAGACCTGGGCCTTGAGTGAGCAACTCGGCGGCGCCGCGCTCAACGAGTTGATCGTGGACCACACCCATACCTGCTATTTGGGCGAGCGCACCCAGCGCCACGCTTGGGGCTACGGTTGTGGCAGCTGCCCGGCTTGTGAGCTGCGGGCACGCGGCCATGCCGAGTTCATCGGCAGCGGGAGTGCCGGCGCATGA
- a CDS encoding glutamate-5-semialdehyde dehydrogenase yields the protein MQQVGEAARAASALMAAAPTAAKNQALLALARRLRAAGPALAKANAKDVAAAVKAGLEAPMVDRLKLKPEIIETVALGCEQIAAMPDPVGEISGLKRRPSGISVGQMRVPLGVFGMIYESRPNVTIEAASLAIKSGNACILRGGSEALHSNLALAKLVAAALQEAGLPAEAVQLINTTDRAAVGHLITAPQHVDVIIPRGGKSLIERISAESKVPVIKHLDGNCHSYVDAEVDFDLALRVLINAKTQKVSPCNATESLLVHAESAADFLPIAGALLADKGVELRGCPRTLALLGPIPGAKIRAASEQDWSEEYLALILSIKVVDSLDEAIAHINRYGSHHTDAILTTNHANAMRFLREVDSASVMVNTSTRFADGFEYGLGAEIGISTDKLHARGPVGLEGLTSLKWVVLGQGEVRV from the coding sequence ATGCAGCAGGTGGGCGAAGCCGCCCGTGCTGCTTCGGCCCTGATGGCCGCTGCGCCCACTGCGGCCAAGAATCAGGCTTTGCTGGCGCTGGCGCGGCGCTTGCGGGCGGCTGGGCCGGCTTTGGCCAAGGCCAATGCCAAGGATGTGGCTGCCGCCGTTAAGGCGGGTTTGGAGGCGCCCATGGTGGATCGCCTCAAGCTCAAGCCCGAGATCATCGAGACGGTGGCGCTGGGCTGTGAGCAGATCGCGGCCATGCCGGACCCGGTGGGTGAGATCAGCGGGCTCAAGCGCCGGCCGAGCGGCATCAGCGTGGGTCAGATGCGGGTGCCGCTGGGCGTGTTCGGCATGATTTACGAGAGCCGGCCCAATGTCACCATCGAGGCCGCTTCGCTGGCGATCAAGAGCGGCAATGCCTGCATCTTGCGCGGCGGCTCGGAGGCTTTGCATTCGAATCTGGCGCTGGCCAAGCTGGTGGCGGCGGCGCTGCAAGAAGCCGGGCTGCCGGCCGAGGCGGTGCAGCTGATCAACACCACCGACCGCGCCGCCGTGGGCCACTTGATCACCGCGCCGCAGCATGTGGATGTGATCATTCCGCGTGGCGGCAAGAGCCTGATTGAGCGCATCAGCGCCGAGTCCAAGGTGCCAGTCATCAAACACCTGGACGGCAATTGCCACAGCTATGTCGATGCCGAGGTGGATTTCGACCTGGCCTTGCGCGTGCTGATCAATGCCAAGACGCAAAAGGTCAGCCCCTGCAATGCCACCGAGTCCTTGCTGGTGCATGCGGAAAGCGCGGCGGACTTTTTGCCCATCGCCGGCGCCTTGCTGGCCGACAAGGGCGTGGAGTTGCGCGGCTGCCCGCGCACGCTGGCCTTGCTGGGGCCGATTCCTGGCGCCAAGATCCGCGCCGCCTCGGAGCAGGACTGGAGCGAGGAGTACCTGGCCCTGATCCTCAGCATCAAGGTGGTGGACAGCCTGGATGAGGCGATTGCCCACATCAACCGCTATGGCTCGCACCACACCGATGCCATCCTGACCACCAATCACGCCAACGCCATGCGTTTCTTGCGTGAGGTGGATTCGGCCAGCGTGATGGTCAACACCAGCACTCGTTTTGCCGATGGTTTTGAATACGGCCTGGGCGCCGAGATCGGCATTTCCACCGACAAGCTGCATGCCCGCGGCCCGGTCGGCCTGGAAGGCCTGACCTCGCTGAAATGGGTGGTGCTGGGGCAGGGCGAAGTGCGCGTTTGA
- a CDS encoding IS3 family transposase (programmed frameshift), translating to MKKSRFTEEQIIGFLKQAEAGMPIKELCRQGGFSDATFYKWRAKYGGMQATDAKRLRELEGENAKLKRLLAEALLDIHALKGRLRRKALAPQVRRDVATQMISQHHLSERRACRLVGLSRDSYRNPPVVDEATQQLSAKIVEIAQVRRRFGYRRIHDLLRPQFPGVNHKRVYRLYSQSQLAVRKRKKIRRAASERVPLTVPTRVNEVWSMDFVSDSLANGRRIKCLTVADDFTHECVDIAVDYGISGQYVTRLLDRAAIFRGYPAAVRTDNGPEFTCRAFIAWAQAHDVRHILIQPGRPMQNGYIESFNGKFRDECLNEHWFQTLPQARSEIAIWRQDYNEVRPHSSLGRIPPAEFAQRHRTKNQAPPATRNEIK from the exons ATGAAGAAGAGCAGATTTACTGAGGAACAAATCATTGGGTTCCTGAAGCAGGCCGAGGCCGGCATGCCGATCAAGGAGCTGTGCCGGCAAGGCGGCTTCAGCGACGCCACGTTCTACAAGTGGCGGGCCAAGTACGGCGGCATGCAGGCCACGGATGCCAAGCGACTGCGCGAGCTCGAAGGCGAGAACGCCAAGCTCAAGCGCCTGCTGGCAGAGGCCCTCCTGGACATCCACGCGCTCAAGG GACGTCTTCGGCGTAAAGCCCTAGCCCCGCAGGTCAGGCGCGACGTGGCGACCCAGATGATTTCCCAGCACCATCTGTCCGAACGCCGCGCGTGCCGCCTGGTGGGGCTCTCCAGAGACAGCTATCGCAACCCGCCCGTGGTCGATGAGGCCACGCAGCAACTCAGCGCCAAGATCGTCGAGATCGCACAGGTGCGGCGCCGCTTCGGCTATCGCCGCATCCATGACCTGCTGCGCCCACAGTTCCCTGGCGTCAATCACAAGCGCGTCTATCGGTTGTACAGCCAGTCGCAGTTGGCGGTGCGCAAGCGCAAGAAGATCAGACGGGCAGCCAGCGAGCGCGTGCCGCTCACCGTGCCGACCCGAGTCAATGAGGTGTGGAGCATGGACTTCGTTTCCGACAGCCTGGCCAATGGCCGGCGTATCAAGTGCCTGACTGTGGCCGACGACTTCACGCACGAGTGTGTGGACATCGCAGTGGACTACGGCATCTCGGGCCAGTACGTGACGCGGTTGCTGGACCGGGCCGCGATCTTCAGGGGCTACCCTGCGGCGGTGAGAACCGACAACGGGCCGGAGTTCACCTGCCGGGCCTTCATCGCTTGGGCGCAAGCTCACGACGTGCGGCACATCCTCATCCAGCCAGGGCGGCCCATGCAGAACGGCTACATCGAGAGCTTCAACGGCAAGTTCCGCGACGAGTGCTTGAACGAGCACTGGTTCCAGACGCTGCCGCAGGCGCGCTCGGAGATCGCCATCTGGCGGCAGGACTACAACGAGGTGAGGCCGCACAGCAGCCTGGGTCGGATACCGCCGGCCGAGTTCGCGCAGCGCCACCGCACCAAGAACCAGGCGCCACCGGCTACACGCAACGAGATCAAGTAA